From a single Poecilia reticulata strain Guanapo linkage group LG2, Guppy_female_1.0+MT, whole genome shotgun sequence genomic region:
- the LOC103476072 gene encoding gamma-aminobutyric acid receptor subunit alpha-5-like isoform X2 translates to MTWLVLSLLLLLGCQDSLCQQSSEAQKEEDANEDSTVFTRILDSLLDGYDNRLRPGLGENVTEIKTNIFVTSFGPVSDTEMEYTIDVFFRQSWKDERLCFKGPMEMLPLNNLLASNIWTPDTFFLNGKKSIAHNMTTPNKLLRLKDDGTLLYTMRLTISAECPMQLEDFPMDAHACPLKFGSYAYPVSEVVYTWTQGAAKSVVVAEDGSRLNQYHLIGQTADTEDIRTSRGQYTVMMAHFYLKRKIGYFVIQTYMPCFMTVILSQVSFWLNRESVPARTVFGVTTVLTMTTLSISARNSLPKVAYATAMDWFIAVCYAFVFSALIEFATVNYFTKRSWAWDGKKALEAQHPKKRDPMVLSKKANNVCSAGVNYTPNLTKDVSISTISNTTSVQLRGSESKLVDPKKTYNSVSKIDKMSRIVFPVLFGTFNLVYWATYLNREPMVKGVVAST, encoded by the exons ATGACTTGGCTTGTGCTTTCCCTCCTGCTCCTGCTCGGATGCCAAGATAG TCTTTGCCAGCAGTCGTCGGAAGCTCAGAAAGAGGAGGACGCCAACGAGGACAGCACGGTTTTCACCAGGATCCTGGACAGCCTCCTGGACGGCTACGACAACAGGCTCCGCCCGGGACTCGGAG AGAATGTGACGGAAATCAAGACGAACATCTTTGTCACCAGCTTCGGTCCAGTGTCCGACACAGAGATG GAATACACCATAGACGTGTTCTTTCGTCAAAGCTGGAAGGACGAGCGTCTCTGCTTCAAAGGCCCCATGGAGATGCTCCCATTAAACAACCTGCTGGCCAGCAACATCTGGACTCCTGATACATTCTTCCTCAACGGCAAGAAGTCCATCGCTCACAACATGACCACACCCAACAAGCTGCTGAGACTGAAGGACGATGGAACCCTGCTCTACACAATGAG GTTGACGATCTCAGCAGAATGCCCCATGCAACTGGAGGACTTTCCCATGGACGCCCACGCCTGCCCGCTCAAGTTTGGCAGCT ATGCCTATCCAGTATCAGAGGTGGTCTACACATGGACTCAAGGAGCTGCTAAGTCTGTTGTGGTGGCAGAAGACGGTTCCAGGCTCAACCAGTACCATCTAATTGGacaaacagctgacacagaGGACATACGCACCAGCAGAG GACAATACACTGTGATGATGGCGCACTTCTACCTGAAGAGGAAGATCGGATATTTTGTCATCCAGACATACATGCCATGTTTCATGACTGTCATCCTGTCCCAGGTGTCGTTTTGGCTCAACAGAGAGTCGGTTCCCGCACGGACCGTGTTTG GGGTGACTACGGTGTTGACTATGACCACACTCAGCATCAGCGCCAGAAACTCGCTTCCCAAAGTAGCCTACGCAACAGCCATGGACTGGTTCATTGCTGTCTGCTACGCTTTCGTCTTTTCAGCTCTTATCGAGTTTGCCACAGTGAACTACTTCACCAAAAGGAGCTGGGCCTGGGATGGCAAGAAAGCTCTGGAAGCACAGCACCCAAAG AAACGAGACCCAATGGTGCTCTCAAAAAAGGCCAACAACGTTTGCTCGGCAGGTGTCAACTACACCCCCAACCTCACCAAGGACGTGTCCATCTCCACCATCTCCAATACGACGTCGGTGCAGCTGCGGGGCTCAGAGAGCAAACTAGTGGACCCCAAAAAGACGTACAACAGCGTCAGCAAGATTGACAAGATGTCGCGAATAGTGTTCCCTGTCCTCTTCGGAACCTTCAACCTCGTCTACTGGGCCACGTACCTGAACAGAGAACCGATGGTGAAAGGAGTTGTCGCTTCCAcataa
- the LOC103476072 gene encoding gamma-aminobutyric acid receptor subunit alpha-5-like isoform X1, which yields MDPHSALNNMTWLVLSLLLLLGCQDSLCQQSSEAQKEEDANEDSTVFTRILDSLLDGYDNRLRPGLGENVTEIKTNIFVTSFGPVSDTEMEYTIDVFFRQSWKDERLCFKGPMEMLPLNNLLASNIWTPDTFFLNGKKSIAHNMTTPNKLLRLKDDGTLLYTMRLTISAECPMQLEDFPMDAHACPLKFGSYAYPVSEVVYTWTQGAAKSVVVAEDGSRLNQYHLIGQTADTEDIRTSRGQYTVMMAHFYLKRKIGYFVIQTYMPCFMTVILSQVSFWLNRESVPARTVFGVTTVLTMTTLSISARNSLPKVAYATAMDWFIAVCYAFVFSALIEFATVNYFTKRSWAWDGKKALEAQHPKKRDPMVLSKKANNVCSAGVNYTPNLTKDVSISTISNTTSVQLRGSESKLVDPKKTYNSVSKIDKMSRIVFPVLFGTFNLVYWATYLNREPMVKGVVAST from the exons ATGGATCCGCATTCAG CTCTCAACAACATGACTTGGCTTGTGCTTTCCCTCCTGCTCCTGCTCGGATGCCAAGATAG TCTTTGCCAGCAGTCGTCGGAAGCTCAGAAAGAGGAGGACGCCAACGAGGACAGCACGGTTTTCACCAGGATCCTGGACAGCCTCCTGGACGGCTACGACAACAGGCTCCGCCCGGGACTCGGAG AGAATGTGACGGAAATCAAGACGAACATCTTTGTCACCAGCTTCGGTCCAGTGTCCGACACAGAGATG GAATACACCATAGACGTGTTCTTTCGTCAAAGCTGGAAGGACGAGCGTCTCTGCTTCAAAGGCCCCATGGAGATGCTCCCATTAAACAACCTGCTGGCCAGCAACATCTGGACTCCTGATACATTCTTCCTCAACGGCAAGAAGTCCATCGCTCACAACATGACCACACCCAACAAGCTGCTGAGACTGAAGGACGATGGAACCCTGCTCTACACAATGAG GTTGACGATCTCAGCAGAATGCCCCATGCAACTGGAGGACTTTCCCATGGACGCCCACGCCTGCCCGCTCAAGTTTGGCAGCT ATGCCTATCCAGTATCAGAGGTGGTCTACACATGGACTCAAGGAGCTGCTAAGTCTGTTGTGGTGGCAGAAGACGGTTCCAGGCTCAACCAGTACCATCTAATTGGacaaacagctgacacagaGGACATACGCACCAGCAGAG GACAATACACTGTGATGATGGCGCACTTCTACCTGAAGAGGAAGATCGGATATTTTGTCATCCAGACATACATGCCATGTTTCATGACTGTCATCCTGTCCCAGGTGTCGTTTTGGCTCAACAGAGAGTCGGTTCCCGCACGGACCGTGTTTG GGGTGACTACGGTGTTGACTATGACCACACTCAGCATCAGCGCCAGAAACTCGCTTCCCAAAGTAGCCTACGCAACAGCCATGGACTGGTTCATTGCTGTCTGCTACGCTTTCGTCTTTTCAGCTCTTATCGAGTTTGCCACAGTGAACTACTTCACCAAAAGGAGCTGGGCCTGGGATGGCAAGAAAGCTCTGGAAGCACAGCACCCAAAG AAACGAGACCCAATGGTGCTCTCAAAAAAGGCCAACAACGTTTGCTCGGCAGGTGTCAACTACACCCCCAACCTCACCAAGGACGTGTCCATCTCCACCATCTCCAATACGACGTCGGTGCAGCTGCGGGGCTCAGAGAGCAAACTAGTGGACCCCAAAAAGACGTACAACAGCGTCAGCAAGATTGACAAGATGTCGCGAATAGTGTTCCCTGTCCTCTTCGGAACCTTCAACCTCGTCTACTGGGCCACGTACCTGAACAGAGAACCGATGGTGAAAGGAGTTGTCGCTTCCAcataa
- the LOC103476072 gene encoding gamma-aminobutyric acid receptor subunit alpha-5-like isoform X3, which yields MRTGIRASLSPGVIDGEQLLVSVNSIPERRALNNMTWLVLSLLLLLGCQDSLCQQSSEAQKEEDANEDSTVFTRILDSLLDGYDNRLRPGLGENVTEIKTNIFVTSFGPVSDTEMEYTIDVFFRQSWKDERLCFKGPMEMLPLNNLLASNIWTPDTFFLNGKKSIAHNMTTPNKLLRLKDDGTLLYTMRLTISAECPMQLEDFPMDAHACPLKFGSYAYPVSEVVYTWTQGAAKSVVVAEDGSRLNQYHLIGQTADTEDIRTSRGQYTVMMAHFYLKRKIGYFVIQTYMPCFMTVILSQVSFWLNRESVPARTVFGVTTVLTMTTLSISARNSLPKVAYATAMDWFIAVCYAFVFSALIEFATVNYFTKRSWAWDGKKALEAQHPKKRDPMVLSKKANNVCSAGVNYTPNLTKDVSISTISNTTSVQLRGSESKLVDPKKTYNSVSKIDKMSRIVFPVLFGTFNLVYWATYLNREPMVKGVVAST from the exons ATGAGGACTGGGATCAGGGCTTCTCTCTCACCTGGTGTCATAGATGGCGAACAACTTCTTGTTTCCGTCAACAGCATTCCTGAAAGAAGAG CTCTCAACAACATGACTTGGCTTGTGCTTTCCCTCCTGCTCCTGCTCGGATGCCAAGATAG TCTTTGCCAGCAGTCGTCGGAAGCTCAGAAAGAGGAGGACGCCAACGAGGACAGCACGGTTTTCACCAGGATCCTGGACAGCCTCCTGGACGGCTACGACAACAGGCTCCGCCCGGGACTCGGAG AGAATGTGACGGAAATCAAGACGAACATCTTTGTCACCAGCTTCGGTCCAGTGTCCGACACAGAGATG GAATACACCATAGACGTGTTCTTTCGTCAAAGCTGGAAGGACGAGCGTCTCTGCTTCAAAGGCCCCATGGAGATGCTCCCATTAAACAACCTGCTGGCCAGCAACATCTGGACTCCTGATACATTCTTCCTCAACGGCAAGAAGTCCATCGCTCACAACATGACCACACCCAACAAGCTGCTGAGACTGAAGGACGATGGAACCCTGCTCTACACAATGAG GTTGACGATCTCAGCAGAATGCCCCATGCAACTGGAGGACTTTCCCATGGACGCCCACGCCTGCCCGCTCAAGTTTGGCAGCT ATGCCTATCCAGTATCAGAGGTGGTCTACACATGGACTCAAGGAGCTGCTAAGTCTGTTGTGGTGGCAGAAGACGGTTCCAGGCTCAACCAGTACCATCTAATTGGacaaacagctgacacagaGGACATACGCACCAGCAGAG GACAATACACTGTGATGATGGCGCACTTCTACCTGAAGAGGAAGATCGGATATTTTGTCATCCAGACATACATGCCATGTTTCATGACTGTCATCCTGTCCCAGGTGTCGTTTTGGCTCAACAGAGAGTCGGTTCCCGCACGGACCGTGTTTG GGGTGACTACGGTGTTGACTATGACCACACTCAGCATCAGCGCCAGAAACTCGCTTCCCAAAGTAGCCTACGCAACAGCCATGGACTGGTTCATTGCTGTCTGCTACGCTTTCGTCTTTTCAGCTCTTATCGAGTTTGCCACAGTGAACTACTTCACCAAAAGGAGCTGGGCCTGGGATGGCAAGAAAGCTCTGGAAGCACAGCACCCAAAG AAACGAGACCCAATGGTGCTCTCAAAAAAGGCCAACAACGTTTGCTCGGCAGGTGTCAACTACACCCCCAACCTCACCAAGGACGTGTCCATCTCCACCATCTCCAATACGACGTCGGTGCAGCTGCGGGGCTCAGAGAGCAAACTAGTGGACCCCAAAAAGACGTACAACAGCGTCAGCAAGATTGACAAGATGTCGCGAATAGTGTTCCCTGTCCTCTTCGGAACCTTCAACCTCGTCTACTGGGCCACGTACCTGAACAGAGAACCGATGGTGAAAGGAGTTGTCGCTTCCAcataa